The region TTGTGCGGCGCTGATCCGCTCTTCGTTGGTTTTTTTCCAGTCGTCACCGAGTTCCTGGAGCGTTTTGCCCGTCCAATCCTTCCAAAGCTGCTCGGCGTACTTTCCCTCCCGCGCGGCGGCGTTCAGCTTGCGGACGATTTCGTGGTCATGGTTCTGCGTGACCCAATTCAGAAAATTGCCCGTGATGCGGTAGCTCGCGTCATATTTCGTCCGCGCCAGATTCCGCTCCGTGATCTCGGCTCCCTTCGTCTCCGGCTCATAGAGGAACCAGCGGATGTAGTCGGCGATGCCCTCGACCAGCCAGCCCGGGGTGCGGGTGGCGTTGGGGTTCGAGCGCCTCGCGCGTCCGTAATTCTGGACCACGTGGACCATCTCGTGCACGACCGAGCCGACCGCTTCGCGTTTCAATTCCCGCCGGAACCAGCCGCTGTTCAGATTGATCCGGCCGCCCGCGGCTGCCGCCGGCGTGCCGCCCATGTCATTCCGGAACCTCAACGTGACGTTGGTCGCCGCCTCGAAGCCGTCGCTCGGCAACATCGCGACGAGCTTCGGGTACCATTCCTGGACGACCGGCCGGAGTTTTGCGTCCGCCCACTCCATCAGGTCCGGCGCTGCTGTCGCGTCGAGCGTGAACTTGTATTTCCCTCCTTCCGCCGCGAACGATCTGACGATGGGTTCTTCGTCGCCGGCTGGCGCGGCCGTGGGCGCCGGCCCGTTGGCGTCGATCACATCGATCTCGCTGTAAAACGTGTTTCCGAAGGCGTCCCGATCCTCGGTTCGCGAAATGTCGAACAGCAGGTAGCGATACCGGCCCAGCACGCCTGACTCGGGGTCCGACATCGTCACCCCGTACTGGCCGCCGCCATCATCTTCCGATGGGCGCGTGTCCACACTGGCGACGAGCTTCCATCCGCACGATAGCGGGTCGGTTCCCCTCTTGGGCGCCGCATTGAATCCATCTGTGCCGCCCTCGGCCGCGAACAGCTTGTAAACCTGCGGGGCGCGCGTACCGGTGTGCCATGAGTAGGTGTTCACCTGCTTCACCGCAATGACGCTGCCGAGATCGAGTTGAAGCCTGCCGCCATCCGTGCCGGCGCGGAAAAAGAAATTCTCCGCCGGCTGATCCTCGTCCGCGGGAACCCGCCCGTCATGCAGGACGTCCGGTTCGCCTCCGTTCCCATCGCGCTCGCCGTCCACCAATGTGAACGTCCCCTTCGTGGCAGCGTCGTTGTTCGCGGGCGCGGGCACGGCTTTGAACCTGAAGCCCGATCCGCCGGGATTGTGTTCAGTGGAAACCCTGACCCCGGCGTTTGAGAGCGGCGCGGACAGCAGGAGAAACATTCCCGCGACCAACAGTCGGCGAGTCGTGATGGGTGTCATAATGCGCGGACAAAACAATGTCGCAGCGGCGTCAAATTACAATTCCTGTTTTAGAACGGGGAAGGCGTCCAACACGAACACACGCGGCGAGTAAAGAGACGAACGTCCGCGTCTCAAAGGGCGATGGTGGCAACTTCATTTCGGTTCTCCGGTGTCGTTCTCTGTCCCGGCGTTCCTGCTTTTGTTTCCAACGGAACGAAACCGCAGCGCCGTGTATTCCCGGGTTTCCTGCAGACGAAAACCGGACTTTTGAATTTCTCTCGCGATCTCGGGCATGTGGGCCGCGCCCCACGGTACAATGATGTATTCCGATTGCGGGAGTCGGCTTTGGATTTCGTCCAGGAGGCGCCGGTTGCGCTTCCGGAGGAGATCGTCCAGAAGTTGTTCCTGAAACTCGGGAGCCGGCGGATTTTGTATCAGTGTCTGTACATTCTCCGCGTTCAACCCCTTGGAATAAATGAGCATGACCCGGTTGAGGAAATCAATCGTGGTTGGGGCGAACTGTTCGACATCCACATCAGCCCGCACCAACCGTTCCCGGCTTGGCTTGAACTCCTTCACCTGCTCGGCGACGCCGAGCGAGGCCGCCACGCGCTGGTAACTGATCCCGTTCGTGAGCAGATGCCGGCGGTCCGTCACGCCTTCCATGAGAATGATCGCGTTGGTCGGAAACGATTGCGAAAGCTTGCGGTAGAAGTCCGGTTCCCCGATGTGCGACATGGGCACCAACTGGATGGTCTTTCCGTCGTCGCGAACGTATCGTCTCACCTGGACCGTCAAACCGCCCGGCCGCAGCGCCAGGAAGCCCTCGCTGAAATGATTCACGGCAAGCGCGGCGCAAAGGCAGAGATAACCAACGGCGGCAGGCAACAACATGAACAAGTTCACCAGCAGGAATGCCGACAGATTCCGCCAGCTGAATCGCCGGGCCTCAAGCCGGTTCCCGGCGATCAACGGCCAACGGAACTTAAACCCACCCTGCACCCGGTAAAGGACGCTCAGACCGCAGAGCACCTCGCAGAACGACGTGACCCAGGCGATCTTCTCACAACGACTGTAGAAATAGATCAAGAACGGTATGACGACGAGTTGAGCCAGAGGGGTGAACAGAACAACCGGCAAAAACAGGCATTTGGGGATCATGGGAGTGAGTCCCATCAGGCCGTAAACCACCAGAGCGATGAGAGCGGCGAAAAAAAACAGAACTCCA is a window of Candidatus Angelobacter sp. DNA encoding:
- a CDS encoding basic secretory protein-like protein — its product is MTPITTRRLLVAGMFLLLSAPLSNAGVRVSTEHNPGGSGFRFKAVPAPANNDAATKGTFTLVDGERDGNGGEPDVLHDGRVPADEDQPAENFFFRAGTDGGRLQLDLGSVIAVKQVNTYSWHTGTRAPQVYKLFAAEGGTDGFNAAPKRGTDPLSCGWKLVASVDTRPSEDDGGGQYGVTMSDPESGVLGRYRYLLFDISRTEDRDAFGNTFYSEIDVIDANGPAPTAAPAGDEEPIVRSFAAEGGKYKFTLDATAAPDLMEWADAKLRPVVQEWYPKLVAMLPSDGFEAATNVTLRFRNDMGGTPAAAAGGRINLNSGWFRRELKREAVGSVVHEMVHVVQNYGRARRSNPNATRTPGWLVEGIADYIRWFLYEPETKGAEITERNLARTKYDASYRITGNFLNWVTQNHDHEIVRKLNAAAREGKYAEQLWKDWTGKTLQELGDDWKKTNEERISAAQAGSGAKKPDAVVK